TTGTATTCTTCCTGGTCTGGCACCACGTGTGGCCCTTGTAGTGAAGCCGCCGTCGGACGCATCGCCATAGAAGCATCGACTGTGCTGGTCAGCGAAGCCCCCAACTCCATGACGGTGATGCCCAGGCCAAAGCCTGCACCAAATAATATTGCCAGAACGATTAAAACCCAGTGACGCATGCGGCAGGGAAGAAAGGAATGACCAAAGAATTAAGAAGCCGTTCAACGAGCCTGTACTCTATTGTATCAAAATCATCCCCGACCTGCCGCCTACTGCTTACTGCCTGCCGCCTTCTGCCTTCTGCCTGCCGCCTACCGCCTTCTGCTTACCGCTTGCCGCCTATCCCTTTTAAATACGCCCGGCAGTCGTCAAAAAAGCGCTGGAAATCGGCCCGGCGATAATCGGGATATGTCCATTCACTCGGTTGCCAACCGCCGCTACGAAATGAGAGCGTGATTTCCGCAAAAATTCCCCGGCCCAAATAAATTCGGTGCGAGTGGTCTTTCGTGGAGGCCAGCACCAATTTGGCTAGCGTAATGTAACCGGGATCCAAATTCAGAGGCCGCAGTTCGGCGTGCTTTTCCAAAGCGGCGTATTGTGCTTCCCACTGGTTCGATTGCAGCTTGAAGTCGACGAGCCGGGCCGGATCGATCAACTGTTCAAACGCGAAGAATTGTTTTTTCAGGCCGGCGCCCATCGTGGTGGTGTAATACTCGGTCTCGGTAAACTCAAACGCCGGGCTCGCCAGCGCCATCGGCCCCCAGTGCGCTTCGGCCGTTTCGCGCGCCCAAGCCAATGCCTGCTCATGCCGGCTGAATGCAGCGAGAATTGACAGTACCGGCGCAGCCTGATTTGCTTGACCCATGACGGAAATGATACACTTATAGTAGAACGCCTGTCGACAAAAACGTACACTGATTCCTGCATGGTGTGAACGATGGAACTTGCCAATTCAAAATCGCCAATTGTGGCCGAAATACGCGACGGCCAAATTATTCCCTTACAGCCGGTTACGTTGCCGGAAGGCGCAAAAGTATTGGTGACACCGTTGCCCTCGGACGAGGAACACTTCTGGCAAGAAGCATCGCATTCCTCGCTGGCCGCGGTTTGGGCAAATGAACAGGACGACGTCTATGCCCAACTTTTCGAAAAATGAAGTCATCTTGGTGCGAGTAATTTTTGCAAACCAAACGGGTGCAAAAATTCGACCGGCGGTCGTGGTCAGCGGACAACACACCTCCCAGGATGCATTGATTGTTCCCTTCACCAGTAAAATCGCTGGGTTGCTGGCCGGCGAATTTGTTCTTGCAGACTGGACCTCCGCAGGGCTATTGACTCCGAGGTTAATTATGCCCTAGTTCAACCTGCGAGGCGAAGTGGTAAATGAGTGGCCTTTACGAAACCGCGGAGGAGTGCTTGCCGGCTTTGTAATTTACGAACCGTTTTTTTGACCGTCTGATGCAGTTCCTGCACATTGTCGGGACAATAGTTGCCCAGCGAGTGACCTTTGAGGTGATTCCAACCGTATTCATTGGGATTCAGTTCGGGCGCGTAAGCTGGCAAATACGCGACATGCAGGCGGGGATGGCGATCGAGAAATTTACGAACCGCTTTCCCGCGATGAGCATTCAAACGATCCCAGATCAAAAACACGTCCCCACGCAGATGCCGCATCAGTTGTTGCAGAAACACGATCACTTGTTCCTGACGAATGGATCCCTCGGCATGAAAGTTCAAGTACCAACCCAGCCGGCGACGACGCGGCGAGATCGAGATCGCGCCGATCACCGACAGATGGCGGTGGTGGCGTGTTCGCGTGCGCAGAATCGGAGTTTCGCCTTGGGGCGCCCACGTTCGCCGCACCACGGGGCTCAAGAAAATGCCTGTTTCGTCGATCCAAACCAACCAGCCTTGAAGTTGAGCTGCCTTTTTTTGATCCGCGGCCAGTCGCGTTCGATCCAGCGCCGAATGGCAGGTTCGTTCCGTTCCCGCGCCTGGCGTTCGGGCTTTTGGACGGTAAAGCCCAACGATTTCATCACCCAAGGAATGTAATCGACATGGTAACTGACTTGGTACTCTCGTTCGATCAGTCGCTTGATCCGCGGACAGGTCCACAAGTCGGTGGCAAAGCCTTGAGTGATAGCGCCTTTCAGCAAGCGTTGCACCAAGCTGCGACGTTGGTTTCCCGTCAAACGCGGTTGCCGACCGGGCGCCGTCTTCACACGCAACCCCGCTTCGCCGCGTCGCCGGTAAGCTCGCTTCCAACGACGTACCGTCCTGGGATCGACGCCCAATCGATCCGCCACGTGGGCCGAACTCAATCCTTGTTGAACCAAAGCCATCGCACGAAGACGTTGGCTGATACGTTGTTCTGACGTTCCAGGAGTTTTCATGCCATGACATAATCAAACCCTCGACCTAGGGCAATATCAACCTAGGGATCAATAAACGTACCAACGGCAGTAAAGCGCGGATTATACACCGTTCATCAAAGTCTTGTTCTGAAATCATTGGGATTCTTAAGCAACCGGGACGCGCTGAATCTAGAGAACTCGCTGCGATCTTGGTTGGAATTGAAATGAGATGTGCATGGAAGTGTCTCTTCAATACGCTTTGGCCAGGACGGCGCGGCGGGAGCTGGGTTGGCCCGTGAAAATGCATTTGCCCGGCTCGGGTTTGCAGCCGGCCAACGCACCCTCCACGGGCAGACAGCGGATGCTGACTTTGAGATCGGCGAGTGTTTTTTCCACCTCCGGGCTTTCACACACGTGGCACAGGGCAAACCCACCGTGAATTTCGGGCTGCTCGGCGTTCTTCGGCGTGAACCAGGCTTTGAACTCCTCCAGCTTGTCGATTTTTCGCGTGTTGGCTTCTCGATACGCCAAGGCTCGTTGAAATAAATTCGTCTGCATTTCGGCAAGCATTTTGCCAACGTTGGCCACAAATTCCGCCCGCGGCACGCCTCCTTTTTCGCCAGGCTTATCGCGGCGGGCTAAAAATACAGCGTTGCCGGCCACATCGCGCGGGCCAATTTCCAGCCGCAGCGGCACGCCGCGCTTAATGTGCTGCCAGACTTTGTCGCCGCCGCGCAAATCGCGGGCATCCATAATCACACGCACCGGCTCGCCGTCGTAGGCTTGGGCTTTGAGTTCGGATTCCAACTTGCGACAGAAATCCATCACGGTGGTTTTTTCCTCGTCGTTGCGGAAAATCGGCATAATGACCACGTGCGCCGGGGCCAACCGCGGCGGCAGAACCAGCCCGTCATCGTCGGCATGGGTCATAATCAATCCGCCGATCAGCCGCGTGCTGACGCCCCAGGAGGTGGTCCAGCAAAATTCCTCGCGCCCTTCGCTGGATAGAAATTTAATTTCCTGCGCCTTGGAAAAATTCTGCCCCAAAAAGTGCGATGTGCCCGCCTGCAGCGCCTTGCGGTCCTGCATCATGGCTTCAATGGCGTAGGTATTGACAGCGCCGGGAAAACGCTCGCCGGCGGTTTTCTCGCCGCGGATTACCGGCATGGCCATGTAATCTTGGGCGAAGGTGGCGTACACGTCGAGCATTTTTAACGTTTCTTCCACCGCTTCCTGCTGCGTGGCATGGGCCGTGTGCCCTTCCTGCCACAAAAACTCCGTGGTGCGCAAAAACAGCCGGGTGCGCATTTCCCAGCGCACGACATTGGCCCATTGATTGATGAGAATCGGCAAGTCGCGGTACGATTGTACCCACTTGGCATACATGGCCCCGATGATGGTTTCGCTCGTGGGTCGCACCACTAGCGGCTCCTCCAGCGGAGCGGTCGGCACCAGCCCGCCGTTGGGCCCGGCTTCTAATCGATGGTGCGTCACCACGGCGCACTCTTTGGCGAAGCCTTCAACGTGAGCGGCTTCCTTTTCCAAATAACTGAGCGGAATGAAGAGCGGGAAGTACGCGTTCTGATGCCCCGTCTCTTTGAACATGCGGTCCAGCGCTTTTTGAATGTTCTCCCAAATGGCATAGCCCCAGGGCTTAATGACCATGCAGCCGCGCACCGGCGAAATCTCCGCCAGGTCGGCCGCGCGCACCACCTGCTGATACCATTCCGGATAATCTTCTTCCCGCGTGGGGCTAATCGCATTTTTCGGCGGCTTGGCCATGGATAATTCCTTTCGCTGACAATCCTACCGACCGATCTGCAGACTTGAAACAGGCGGCATTCTAAAAATGCAGCATGACTGGGGCAAGCACAGCTAAACATTGATTACGAGGCCGCACGCATTTCAGATGTTCACCTGGCTGGTTCGGGTTTAGCGGGCCGCTGGAGATCACGATTCCCCCCCGAACTCGACAGTTCGGACGGGCCGTGGTAATCTAACGTAGGGGTCGCTCTTGGCCTTTAGCCTTCTGCTCATGACTTGCCAACTTTTCTGAATTTGCTTCTGAACCCGCCATGACCGAATTGGGGCCAACGCTTTTGGCGATCTCGGAAATGGGCTGGCGGGGCACGCTTTATGGCGCCGGGGTGTTGGCGGCGATGGTGTTTTTGTGGAGCGCGATGAGTTCTGTCTCGCTGTCGCGCCGTCCAGGAAATAACCGCAAGGCGTTTTTGGCCTTAGCAGCCATTGGCGCGGCCTTGGCCGTTCCGGCGCTGCTGGCAATCGCTGGGCTAATTGTAGACGATCTGTTTCATCCGCAGAACTTACGGAATTTGATTTTGCTGAACGCGATCGCGGTGATGTGCGGGCTGCTGATGGTCGCAGCCATTGCCTCGCTGGCGGCGTTAGCGGAAATGAAGCGCGAGGCGAACCAAGAGAATCCCACGCGTGGGCGGCGGCAAGCGGCTGGAGCACTCGTCGCAAGCTTGGCACTCGTGTGGGTTATGTTCGCGGCCGGGGAGTTTTACCGCGAATCGCCGTCCACGCCGGCTGCTCTACCGCTGAAAGAACCGGCTGCCGGCACAGTCGCCAAGGAGGATCAGAGACAAAAAGATTTCACCGACCAGAAAGTTCAAACGCCGCCCGAAGCTCTGGTCGCCAAAGCAGAGCCAAAACAACCTGCGGCGGAAATGAGCTCGAAAACAACCGATCTCCGGTCGACCGCATCCAAAGCAAATTCGCCTGCGCTGGCTGCTAATATTCCGGTCAATGTACTGTCAAACAGCGGTGTAAAAGAATCGTCCCAAGATGGCGCAAAAGGATTCACGGCCGGCAACTTCGGTTGGCCCTCGAGCAGCAGCCCGCCGGCGCCGTCGACCAGTATTGCCTCGGCAGGTGCGGGCAACTCCTCGGCGACGTCATCGAACTCCGCCACAAAACCCAGCGTCAATAATCAAAATCCGGGTAAGGGCCTAGCCGATTTTGGCAAAGCGTTGGGAAGTTTCTTCCCGGCGCCGCCGGAAATTAAGACCGCCAAAGACGAAAGGCTGAATTTCCAGTTCCGGCCCCCCGATGCCGCCTGGACACAGGCCGACGCCAAGCGGTTTAACCGGGATGCAACGCTAGCGTACGTGCGCAAGTTCCCGGAAATGTACATTATTATCATCGCCGAGCGGCCCGGCGCGGAATTGAATTTAGATCTCGACCAGCTCAAAGAAATTACGCATGCCAATATTTTGGCCGCGGCTCCCAAGGCCCAGCAAGTGCTCGACCGGCCGGAAAAAGTACACGGCCTGGAGGGAGCGCGGATTGAAACCGAAGCCACGCTGGCAGGAAGCCCGCTCTACCAGGTGCGCTGGCTGTGCACCCACAATGGCTTTGCGTACCAGGTGTTGGTGTTCGGCCGCCAAAGCGATAGCGCGAAAATATCGAGCACGGCCGACCGCGTGCTGAGCGGCTTTTCGATGCTGGATACCCACCTGGTTTGCCACGCCGAGGGCATTACGCAATTGCCAGATTATACTTCGAACGATGATGGCATTAGCCTGCATCTGGGCGATCGCGGCTGGCAAGCGTGGGATCGGTTGCCTGCAATGTATCCTGCGGCGCAATTTGGCGGCCTGCTGGGACGTGATGCCATGCTACTGGTTTTTCCCATTCACTTCCTCGATTTGAAGCCCCCGTTGGTGCCGCGCCTGGAAGCGTTTTTGGCGCTGGCCGGCTGTCCTGATTTTTCCGAGCCGATCAGCCGCCGCACCGAAATGCAACTGCACGGATTATCCGTAACGCAATGCATCTTCCAACACACGAACGAACACGACCAAAAGGTGTTTCATCGGTTGGCCTTGGTTCACAATCGAGATTGCGATTTTTGCTTTGTGGTATCGTCTACGAAGTCGGACGAACTGGCTTCCGAAATTTTGCAAGATGTGCTTTCGCGAGCGCAGTTTACCGTGCCTGCGCAAATTTCTGGCCAGCCATTTCGGTCTGCAGAGGAAAACCAGCGGTACGGCAAGTTTTATAATTTTGCCGGCTTGCACTTTGTGCGCACTCGGGAAACCTTGGCCAGCGAGCCGTACTTTCTGACGGCGTTGAAAAATGCCCCTGACATGGCGCCGGCGCTGGATAACTATGTGAACATTTGCATTCAGAATGGACACAATCAGCCGGCGCTGGAGGCCCTGGATCATTACCGTGCGGCGTGGCGAAACGAACCGACGCTGCAACTCGCGCATGCCTGGCTGTTATCGAAAGTGAACCGCGCGGCCGACGCCTTGGACGAATATCAAAAAGCATTCAGCGGCGAGGCCCGCAACGACGATTATTTTTCCGCCTATGTGCGGTTGTTGGACGAATCGGGCCAGCGGGCTGCAGCTCGAGCGGCAATCGACAAGTATTTAGCGGCCGGCGATTCGCCGCGGGTGGCGCTCGCCAAGGCGCGCATGCTCAGCCAAGATGGCAAGCACGACGAAGCAATTGAACTGCTGAAGGCTCGGCTGGCCCAATCGCCGGGCAATGCGGAAATTGTGTATGCCTTAATCGACGCGCTGCAACGGGCCGAGCGCTTTCCGGAAGCCCACGACCTGGTGAAACAACTGCTGGCCGACGGCAATGACACGGCCGATACCATCGTGCTGAAGGGAATCATCGAGCTGCAACTAAAGTGGTACAAGGAAGCCAAAGCCACCTTCGAGGAAGCCCTGCGCCATTCGCCGGAAGATACCCGCATTCAGGATTATTTGGCCCGCGTTTCCGGCCTGCTAGGGGAAGGGGCGAACGTCGAAATCAAGGAGCCAATTCCAGCCGTCCCCCTGCCGGA
The window above is part of the Pirellulales bacterium genome. Proteins encoded here:
- a CDS encoding DUF4416 family protein, translating into MGQANQAAPVLSILAAFSRHEQALAWARETAEAHWGPMALASPAFEFTETEYYTTTMGAGLKKQFFAFEQLIDPARLVDFKLQSNQWEAQYAALEKHAELRPLNLDPGYITLAKLVLASTKDHSHRIYLGRGIFAEITLSFRSGGWQPSEWTYPDYRRADFQRFFDDCRAYLKGIGGKR
- a CDS encoding antitoxin family protein, coding for MELANSKSPIVAEIRDGQIIPLQPVTLPEGAKVLVTPLPSDEEHFWQEASHSSLAAVWANEQDDVYAQLFEK
- a CDS encoding IS630 family transposase; amino-acid sequence: MVWIDETGIFLSPVVRRTWAPQGETPILRTRTRHHRHLSVIGAISISPRRRRLGWYLNFHAEGSIRQEQVIVFLQQLMRHLRGDVFLIWDRLNAHRGKAVRKFLDRHPRLHVAYLPAYAPELNPNEYGWNHLKGHSLGNYCPDNVQELHQTVKKTVRKLQSRQALLRGFVKATHLPLRLAG
- a CDS encoding winged helix-turn-helix domain-containing protein, yielding MKTPGTSEQRISQRLRAMALVQQGLSSAHVADRLGVDPRTVRRWKRAYRRRGEAGLRVKTAPGRQPRLTGNQRRSLVQRLLKGAITQGFATDLWTCPRIKRLIEREYQVSYHVDYIPWVMKSLGFTVQKPERQARERNEPAIRRWIERDWPRIKKRQLNFKAGWFGSTKQAFS
- the proS gene encoding proline--tRNA ligase; its protein translation is MAKPPKNAISPTREEDYPEWYQQVVRAADLAEISPVRGCMVIKPWGYAIWENIQKALDRMFKETGHQNAYFPLFIPLSYLEKEAAHVEGFAKECAVVTHHRLEAGPNGGLVPTAPLEEPLVVRPTSETIIGAMYAKWVQSYRDLPILINQWANVVRWEMRTRLFLRTTEFLWQEGHTAHATQQEAVEETLKMLDVYATFAQDYMAMPVIRGEKTAGERFPGAVNTYAIEAMMQDRKALQAGTSHFLGQNFSKAQEIKFLSSEGREEFCWTTSWGVSTRLIGGLIMTHADDDGLVLPPRLAPAHVVIMPIFRNDEEKTTVMDFCRKLESELKAQAYDGEPVRVIMDARDLRGGDKVWQHIKRGVPLRLEIGPRDVAGNAVFLARRDKPGEKGGVPRAEFVANVGKMLAEMQTNLFQRALAYREANTRKIDKLEEFKAWFTPKNAEQPEIHGGFALCHVCESPEVEKTLADLKVSIRCLPVEGALAGCKPEPGKCIFTGQPSSRRAVLAKAY
- a CDS encoding tetratricopeptide repeat protein; amino-acid sequence: MTELGPTLLAISEMGWRGTLYGAGVLAAMVFLWSAMSSVSLSRRPGNNRKAFLALAAIGAALAVPALLAIAGLIVDDLFHPQNLRNLILLNAIAVMCGLLMVAAIASLAALAEMKREANQENPTRGRRQAAGALVASLALVWVMFAAGEFYRESPSTPAALPLKEPAAGTVAKEDQRQKDFTDQKVQTPPEALVAKAEPKQPAAEMSSKTTDLRSTASKANSPALAANIPVNVLSNSGVKESSQDGAKGFTAGNFGWPSSSSPPAPSTSIASAGAGNSSATSSNSATKPSVNNQNPGKGLADFGKALGSFFPAPPEIKTAKDERLNFQFRPPDAAWTQADAKRFNRDATLAYVRKFPEMYIIIIAERPGAELNLDLDQLKEITHANILAAAPKAQQVLDRPEKVHGLEGARIETEATLAGSPLYQVRWLCTHNGFAYQVLVFGRQSDSAKISSTADRVLSGFSMLDTHLVCHAEGITQLPDYTSNDDGISLHLGDRGWQAWDRLPAMYPAAQFGGLLGRDAMLLVFPIHFLDLKPPLVPRLEAFLALAGCPDFSEPISRRTEMQLHGLSVTQCIFQHTNEHDQKVFHRLALVHNRDCDFCFVVSSTKSDELASEILQDVLSRAQFTVPAQISGQPFRSAEENQRYGKFYNFAGLHFVRTRETLASEPYFLTALKNAPDMAPALDNYVNICIQNGHNQPALEALDHYRAAWRNEPTLQLAHAWLLSKVNRAADALDEYQKAFSGEARNDDYFSAYVRLLDESGQRAAARAAIDKYLAAGDSPRVALAKARMLSQDGKHDEAIELLKARLAQSPGNAEIVYALIDALQRAERFPEAHDLVKQLLADGNDTADTIVLKGIIELQLKWYKEAKATFEEALRHSPEDTRIQDYLARVSGLLGEGANVEIKEPIPAVPLPDELQANQAPPLPAETLADAPAYYRAYTEAIEFQPKQVHRTSLYESVQIINETGASRFSTIEFEFDPLNEKIFVNNLEVFDEQGKPIAQGDVADYFVADMATNDIHTHRKALHVPVPGIRPGCRIEVCVTTADIVAPAELPYVSRFFTSVTPMARETVYVVTDPERVAASASPQLETKHAEHGLYWQVDAPPVFRMEPDADPWEVFVPYVRLVDKQTTWNSEAQEYWKSIHSLLAISPEIQKTADDLTRNAPDDAAKIAAILPYVQKAITYKAIEFGKRARVMNSAEKTLHNRYGDCKDHSLLLSQLLQAAQVPCQLALVQTSETVSEQTPSLDQFNHMIVCAHTADGDRFLDATDKQFDPKILVPFGLAGRTALLLDEASPRLVRIPDYQPNSDTLDVNRHVRVDEKGKIQMEEKLTFGGYYAGSMREYLKRIDPTKRKEHLQATFGGPAEVQIQSLSIEGMEEHGQPLVMTMKCESDHALHAGGSQLVGRLPAPWESALFAGEPVDRRVAPLWLQLPLVVTASISIEVPKGYDAAEAEKLATTQDTPFFKGELTSSVDHNELQLQSHVSRAVGHFPAAAYQDYLNNLDQVRQMFSPTLVFKHVEQ